A stretch of Candidatus Zixiibacteriota bacterium DNA encodes these proteins:
- a CDS encoding T9SS type A sorting domain-containing protein, whose protein sequence is MVISRATVESPIEILLDGSFNDVNLTGNLDITIIAHDQITQQGLKIRIALTEDSVYYSAPNGTQWHNFTMRDMIPREVGISIELSQGDTLRHSEGFACLSPLEYEHCRLVVWVQADDSNKEILQTAAIDVFDIATSIDEEIEIPTEISLAQNYPNPFNAKTTIYYNLKNTSTVKLEIYDLAGRKVATLTDAVQSAGDYQVVWDAGSVASGVYFYHLTADDKNLTKRMVLLK, encoded by the coding sequence ATGGTTATAAGCAGGGCAACCGTAGAATCACCAATTGAGATACTGCTTGATGGCAGTTTTAATGATGTTAATCTGACAGGCAATCTTGATATCACAATAATTGCTCATGATCAAATCACTCAACAGGGTCTTAAAATAAGGATTGCTCTTACAGAAGACAGCGTATATTATAGCGCGCCTAATGGCACGCAATGGCACAATTTTACTATGCGCGATATGATACCCAGAGAAGTCGGCATTTCTATCGAGTTGTCGCAGGGTGATACGCTGCGGCATTCGGAAGGTTTTGCCTGCTTAAGTCCGCTTGAATACGAACACTGCAGATTAGTAGTATGGGTTCAGGCTGATGACAGCAACAAAGAAATTCTGCAGACAGCCGCTATTGATGTTTTTGATATTGCAACATCAATTGATGAAGAGATAGAGATTCCAACAGAAATTTCGCTGGCTCAGAACTACCCTAATCCGTTTAATGCCAAGACCACTATTTATTACAACCTTAAAAACACAAGTACTGTCAAACTGGAAATATATGATTTAGCCGGCAGAAAAGTGGCAACATTAACCGATGCTGTTCAATCAGCCGGCGATTACCAGGTTGTCTGGGATGCCGGTTCTGTCGCCAGCGGCGTATATTTTTATCATTTAACAGCTGATGATAAAAACCTAACCAAACGGATGGTTTTGCTAAAATAG